One Cryptomeria japonica chromosome 9, Sugi_1.0, whole genome shotgun sequence genomic window carries:
- the LOC131075987 gene encoding uncharacterized protein LOC131075987, whose product MGICFSSQANESQPTANLILMDGSIRQFSEALKCGEILQEYSGHFICSSDGLYIGRKISEVLKEDDQLQLGQLYFLLPCRKLEYVVTESDMGALLFKASSAIKQKRSRSQKVQPLFDVNLDLKEESQELSWAEEECRADFLLSPKVSGSAASRVGKNQWHLKLETIMEGV is encoded by the coding sequence ATGGGTATTTGCTTTTCTTCACAGGCAAATGAATCCCAACCCACTGCAAATCTAATCTTAATGGATGGAAGCATCAGGCAGTTTTCTGAAGCTCTGAAATGTGGGGAGATTTTGCAAGAATATTCAGGCCATTTTATCTGTAGTTCAGATGGGCTTTACATAGGCAGAAAGATTTCAGAGGTTCTTAAAGAAGATGACCAGCTGCAACTTGGGcagctctattttcttcttccatgCAGGAAATTGGAGTATGTGGTCACAGAATCAGACATGGGTGCTCTGCTTTTTAAGGCCAGTTCTGCAATTAAACAGAAGAGAAGCAGAAGCCAAAAAGTGCAGCCTTTGTTTGATGTTAATTTGGATTTGAAGGAGGAAAGCCAGGAATTGTCATGGGCAGAGGAGGAATGCAGGGCAGACTTTCTCTTGTCTCCAAAGGTCTCTGGTTCAGCTGCCTCCAGGGTGGGTAAAAACCAGTGGCACTTAAAATTGGAGACCATTATGGAGGGTGTGTGA